In Oryza sativa Japonica Group chromosome 2, ASM3414082v1, the following are encoded in one genomic region:
- the LOC9269769 gene encoding putative transcription factor bHLH041, translating into MDTIFVLGQESRQRILHRAAARLPGCAYVCAWAPLPLVAAAGLHHQRPSSGGAAGAARLLYCVDGWLSGGEDGGGCVRALFDAYRGSVCGAVTGCVPGWAYVGGGGGVFMELSELELVASASLPVQQSFYQEAGIKMAAFMGCESGEIEVGFSTAPAENYGGGGGGGSLQASVEQVFSEDFFQQSLLEELLQLPPTRPSSSSSSLVGSPADGAASTSLLRTMTPMMASSSATPSPRELAAQVATTTTTTTTPSSSSRLHPRPPAPHHVHVSPFSRHGGVGGSGVLHFPSAEADDAAMAQAMLDVISSPSTSSSAAALHAPWSSVKHRAQIIRSPRRGTPTTTAFRAYNAALAPRAAASRRPPGAPGQRMIKMGFSILRRMHMVRCSQERAAAAAAAASAAAAQRSGGGDDEDATAAPPPPTSSQLHHMISERRRRERLNESFEHLRGLLPPGSKKDKATVLAKTLEYMNLLIAQISELEAKNRALQTQIHQRANGSSSSRSSMIRTVNEVHHHHNHQWLAVAAAAGGSPERVQVHVIGGGDHDGGASASSSSSAPEVTVRVAVRAPERGGADVSELVLRVLALLKAMGGFTVVAVDARQPGGGGGNGVAQASLTLRATAGEFDEASLKEAIAKAVESLVAPPPPP; encoded by the exons ATGGACACCATCTTCGTGCTCGGCCAAGAGTCCCGGCAGCGcatcctccaccgcgccgccgcgcgcctccccGGCTGCGCCTACGTCTGCGCCtgggctcccctccccctcgtcgccgccgccggcctgcaCCACCAGCGTCCTTcttccggcggcgccgccggtgctgcGCGTCTGCTCTACTGCGTCGACGGATGGCTCTCCGGTggtgaggacggcggcggctgcgtgcGCGCGCTGTTCGACGCGTACCGGGGATCCGTCTGCGGCGCCGTGACCGGGTGCGTGCCGGGGTGGGCgtacgtcggcggcggcggtggcgtgttCATGGAGCTCTCGGAGCTCGAGCtcgtcgcctccgcctcgctGCCGGTGCAGCAAAGCTTCTACCAG GAAGCTGGCATTAAG ATGGCGGCGTTCATGGGATGCGAGAGCGGCGAGATCGAGGTCGGCTtctcgacggcgccggcggagaactacggtggcggcggcggcggcggcagcttgcAGGCGAGCGTGGAGCAGGTCTTCTCCGAGGACTTCTTCCAGCAGTCGCTGCTCGAggagctcctccagctgccgccgacgcggccgtcgtcgtcgtcgtcctcgctcgTCGGCAGCCCGGCCGACGGCGCCGCCTCCACGTCGCTGCTCCGCACGATGACGCCCATGATGGCCTCGTCatccgccacgccgtcgccccgAGAGCTCGCGGCGcaggtggcgacgacgacgacgacgacgacgacgccgtcgtcgtcgtcccggcTCCATCCGCGCCCTCCGGCGCCGCACCACGTCCACGTGTCGCCGTTCTCccgccacggcggcgtcggcggcagcggcgtcctCCACTTCCCGAGCGCCgaggccgacgacgccgccatggCACAGGCGATGCTCGACGTCATCTCCTCCCCCtcgacgtcgtcctcggcggcggcgctgcacgCCCCGTGGTCGTCCGTCAAGCACCGCGCGCAGATCATCCGGTCTCCGCGGCGtgggacgccgacgacgacggcgttccGGGCGTACAACGCCGCGctggcgccgcgcgcggcggcgtcgcggcggccgccgggcgcGCCGGGGCAGCGGATGATCAAGATGGGCTTCTCCATCCTGAGGAGGATGCACATGGTCAGGTGCAGCcaggagcgcgccgccgccgccgccgccgctgccagcgCTGCCGCGGcacagcggagcggcggcggcgacgacgaggacgccacggccgcgccgccgccgccgacgagcagcCAGCTCCACCATATGAtatcggagcggcggcggcgcgagcggctcAACGAGAGCTTCGAGCACTTGAGAGGTTTGCTTCCTCCAGGATCAAAG AAAGACAAGGCCACAGTTCTTGCCAAGACACTAGAGTACATGAACTTGCTGATAGCTCAAATCTCGGAGCTCGAAGCCAAGAACCGAGCACTCCAAACCCAAATCCACCAACGCGCCAATGGATCATCATCATCGAGATCATCAATGATCCGAACAGTCAACGAGGTTCACCATCACCATAATCACCAATGgctagccgtcgccgccgccgccggcggctcgcCGGAGAGGGTGCAGGTCCATGTGATCGGCGGCGGTGATCACGACGGCGGCGCAtcggcatcgtcgtcgtcgtcggcgccagAGGTGACCGTGAGGGTGGCGGTGCGGGcgccggagcgcggcggcgccgacgtgtCGGAGCTCGTGCTCCGGGTGCTCGCACTGCTCAAGGCGATGGGCGGCTTCACGGTGGTGGCCGTCGACGCGAGgcagccgggcggcggcggcggcaatggcgtcgCTCAGGCCAGCCTAACACTACGAGCAACG GCGGGCGAATTCGACGAAGCGTCGCTCAAGGAAGCTATCGCGAAGGCCGTCGAGAGtttggtggcgccgccgccgccgccgtag
- the LOC4328756 gene encoding uncharacterized protein isoform X2, translating into MAQQEHNMVTKGTERLVAGAQLFGHSTRQPFYMIQPSEEVVQKEKFYYHCLLITSDVSNLDLRKVKVEVSKFWKLTDWEIRTEGRHNFLVSLNSEDDLVSCLKIPRIETSIDDKEVNFTVARWKEDDDENIELIREWILVYGVPRIYRNWKELYQIASAVGVLIDVDEESLEGDHKEPIKLKVALRGVDASPFSCHFVFGWYSRCVTFTIEDKAQTTECEREVLEDCNGEDHPDEFGKEYNNKTDKLIEMPPEILNKGMNLESSSHDTSIVVSTHNHTLDVKGCSDKELEAIESAVLVEEPSSIEDNNISAPVPTTTIISEKTAEDSPRAGREQSISGSSTSMIGDTLFKATVIHSKKTTEDIPKAEGGQSTSGNSTSIIGEEPFRGIQKPPVKIVYARRNKRSMEKQDYKSFLEKQHQKEMEAAIVGQRQKSDDESGGDGNNKDSNSIAPSAIAINSKKKQTTKDIVTTQGAQFISESLIGETQTKGTGGAQFNANQHISKMSKQEHNEIFKSFNEMGLQESLLKGIYAYDLDKPSAVHQRGIVPLCNGLDIIQQSLFGTTVTLCCGILQRLDYASTECQALVLVPTHDLAHETQNVIGVLGQFLSAKAHAFCGGTSAHEDQQILSTGVQVAVGTPCHVLGMLQGRALCPDHIRMFVLDEADEVLRGFKDQIHGIIQFLPTKTQFGFFSASMSHEALEMCRKYMNKPVEIIVPRDEELEGINVKQFYVNVEKEDCKLDKLCGLFDTMEITRSIIFVNTRHHAKSLTEKIRGKGYTVSAIHGGIHQRARDKAVQEFQSGSSRILITTDLRGIDVLRAPAAIFYDLPTQPVCYLRHVQSGQHGRKGVAISFITSTDERVFSTIQKFCNTQIEELPSNVADLL; encoded by the exons ATGGCACAACAAGAGCACAACATGGTCACAAAAGGCACTGAAAGACTGGTTGCTGGCGCACAACTATTTGGCCATTCTACAAGGCAACCATTCTACATGATTCAACCTTCGGAAGAAGTTGTTCAGAAGGAGAAATTCTATTATCACTGCCTACTGATCACATCTGATGTCAGTAACCTGGACCTGAGAAAAGTGAAAGTTGAAGTAAGCAAGTTTTGGAAGCTGACTGACTGGGAGATAAGGACAGAAGGCAGACATAATTTCCTAGTGTCCTTGAACTCAGAGGATGACCTAGTAAGCTGTTTAAAGATTCCAAGAATAGAAACATCAATAGATGATAAGGAGGTGAACTTTACTGTAGCAAGATGgaaggaagatgatgatgaaaaCATTGAATTGATTAGAGAATGGATTTTAGTTTATGGGGTCCCAAGGATATACAGAAACTGGAAGGAGCTATATCAAATTGCATCAGCAGTCGGGGTATTGATTGATGTGGATGAGGAAAGTTTGGAAGGTGACCATAAGGAGCCTATTAAGTTAAAGGTTGCATTGAGAGGTGTCGATGCTTCTCCTTTCTCATGTCACTTTGTGTTCGGGTGGTATTCAAGATGTGTTACATTCACAATAGAAGACAAAGCACAAACCACAGAATGTGAAAGGGAGGTCTTGGAAGATTGCAATGGTGAAGATCATCCTGATGAATTTGGCAAGGAATACAACAACAAGACAGACAAACTTATTGAAATGCCTCCAGAAATACTGAATAAAGGGATGAATTTGGAGAGCAGTAGTCATGACACTAGTATTGTTGTTTCAACTCACAACCATACATTGGATGTCAAAGGCTGCTCAGACAAGGAATTAGAGGCAATAGAATCAGCTGTATTAGTGGAAGAGCCAAGCTCCATTGAGGATAACAACATAAGTGCTCCAGTACCCACTACAACCATCATCTCTGAAAAGACAGCAGAAGACAGTCCCCGGGCTGGAAGGGAGCAGTCCATAAGTGGAAGTTCAACTAGCATGATTGGAGACACGCTCTTCAAAG CCACTGTGATCCACTCCAAGAAAACAACTGAAGACATACCAAAAGCTGAAGGGGGGCAATCCACAAGTGGAAATTCAACAAGCATAATTGGAGAAGAACCCTTCAGAG GTATACAAAAACCACCTGTCAAGATTGTGTATGCAAGAAGAAATAAAAGATCCATGGAGAAGCAGGATTACAAAAGCTTCCTAGAAAAACAACATCAGAAGGAAATGGAAGCAGCTATAGTGGGCCAAAGGCAGAAGTCGGATGATGAGTCTGGAGGAGATGGAAACAATAAAGACAGCAATTCGATTGCTCCATCTGCCATTGCAATCAACTCTAAGAAGAAGCAAACAACAAAAGACATTGTGACAACTCAAGGAGCACAATTTATCAGTGAGAGTTTAATTGGAGAAACTCAGACAAAAG GAACCGGAGGAGCTCAGTTTAATGCAAATCAACACATTTCTAAAATGAGCAAACA GGAACACAATGAAATCTTTAAGAGTTTCAATGAGATGGGTCTCCAAGAAAGCCTACTGAAGGGAATATATGCATACG ATCTGGATAAGCCTTCTGCAGTCCATCAAAGAGGAATTGTCCCACTATGCAATGGTCTGGACATTATCCAGCAGTCACTGTTTGGAACAACTGTGACCTTGTGCTGTGGTATTCTGCAACGACTAGATTATGCATCTACAGAATGCCAGGCTTTGGTTCTTGTACCAACACATGACTTAGCACATGAGACTCAAAATGTTATTGGAGTACTTGGTCAATTCCTAAGTGCTAAAGCTCATGCTTTTTGTGGAGGGACTAGTGCCCATGAGGACCAGCAAATTCTGTCTACTGGAGTTCAGGTTGCTGTTGGCACCCCTTGTCACGTTCTTGGCATGCTGCAAGGTAGAGCACTCTGTCCAGATCACATTAGAATGTTTGTCTTGGATGAAGCGGATGAAGTACTGAGAGGTTTCAAGGACCAG ATCCATGGTATTATCCAGTTTCTTCCAACCAAAACCCAGTTTGGGTTCTTCTCTGCTAGTATGTCCCATGAAGCTCTTGAGATGTGCCGCAAGTACATGAATAAGCCTGTGGAAATCATTGTGCCAAGAGATGAAGAACTTGAGGGTATCAATGTCAAGCAGTTCTATGTTAACGTTGAGAAGGAAGACTGTAAGCTGGACAAATTGTGTGGTCTTTTCGACACAATGGAAATCACACGGAGCATCATTTTTGTCAACACTCGGCATCATGCCAAGTCATTGACAGAAAAGATTAGAGGCAAGGGGTACACTGTCTCAGCAATTCATGGAGGCATACACCAAAGAGCCAGAGACAAAGCTGTTCAGGAGTTCCAGTCTGGATCATCCCGTATCCTCATCACCACTGATCTCCGTGGCATCGATGTTCTGCGTGCCCCTGCTGCCATCTTCTACGATCTGCCGACGCAACCAGTCTGCTACCTCCGTCATGTTCAAAGTGGGCAGCATGGACGGAAGGGTGTGGCCATCAGCTTCATAACTAGCACCGATGAGCGTGTGTTCTCTACCATCCAGAAGTTCTGCAACACCCAAATAGAGGAGCTACCCTCCAACGTTGCAGATCTCCTTTGA
- the LOC4328756 gene encoding uncharacterized protein isoform X1 translates to MAQQEHNMVTKGTERLVAGAQLFGHSTRQPFYMIQPSEEVVQKEKFYYHCLLITSDVSNLDLRKVKVEVSKFWKLTDWEIRTEGRHNFLVSLNSEDDLVSCLKIPRIETSIDDKEVNFTVARWKEDDDENIELIREWILVYGVPRIYRNWKELYQIASAVGVLIDVDEESLEGDHKEPIKLKVALRGVDASPFSCHFVFGWYSRCVTFTIEDKAQTTECEREVLEDCNGEDHPDEFGKEYNNKTDKLIEMPPEILNKGMNLESSSHDTSIVVSTHNHTLDVKGCSDKELEAIESAVLVEEPSSIEDNNISAPVPTTTIISEKTAEDSPRAGREQSISGSSTSMIGDTLFKAATVIHSKKTTEDIPKAEGGQSTSGNSTSIIGEEPFRGIQKPPVKIVYARRNKRSMEKQDYKSFLEKQHQKEMEAAIVGQRQKSDDESGGDGNNKDSNSIAPSAIAINSKKKQTTKDIVTTQGAQFISESLIGETQTKGTGGAQFNANQHISKMSKQEHNEIFKSFNEMGLQESLLKGIYAYDLDKPSAVHQRGIVPLCNGLDIIQQSLFGTTVTLCCGILQRLDYASTECQALVLVPTHDLAHETQNVIGVLGQFLSAKAHAFCGGTSAHEDQQILSTGVQVAVGTPCHVLGMLQGRALCPDHIRMFVLDEADEVLRGFKDQIHGIIQFLPTKTQFGFFSASMSHEALEMCRKYMNKPVEIIVPRDEELEGINVKQFYVNVEKEDCKLDKLCGLFDTMEITRSIIFVNTRHHAKSLTEKIRGKGYTVSAIHGGIHQRARDKAVQEFQSGSSRILITTDLRGIDVLRAPAAIFYDLPTQPVCYLRHVQSGQHGRKGVAISFITSTDERVFSTIQKFCNTQIEELPSNVADLL, encoded by the exons ATGGCACAACAAGAGCACAACATGGTCACAAAAGGCACTGAAAGACTGGTTGCTGGCGCACAACTATTTGGCCATTCTACAAGGCAACCATTCTACATGATTCAACCTTCGGAAGAAGTTGTTCAGAAGGAGAAATTCTATTATCACTGCCTACTGATCACATCTGATGTCAGTAACCTGGACCTGAGAAAAGTGAAAGTTGAAGTAAGCAAGTTTTGGAAGCTGACTGACTGGGAGATAAGGACAGAAGGCAGACATAATTTCCTAGTGTCCTTGAACTCAGAGGATGACCTAGTAAGCTGTTTAAAGATTCCAAGAATAGAAACATCAATAGATGATAAGGAGGTGAACTTTACTGTAGCAAGATGgaaggaagatgatgatgaaaaCATTGAATTGATTAGAGAATGGATTTTAGTTTATGGGGTCCCAAGGATATACAGAAACTGGAAGGAGCTATATCAAATTGCATCAGCAGTCGGGGTATTGATTGATGTGGATGAGGAAAGTTTGGAAGGTGACCATAAGGAGCCTATTAAGTTAAAGGTTGCATTGAGAGGTGTCGATGCTTCTCCTTTCTCATGTCACTTTGTGTTCGGGTGGTATTCAAGATGTGTTACATTCACAATAGAAGACAAAGCACAAACCACAGAATGTGAAAGGGAGGTCTTGGAAGATTGCAATGGTGAAGATCATCCTGATGAATTTGGCAAGGAATACAACAACAAGACAGACAAACTTATTGAAATGCCTCCAGAAATACTGAATAAAGGGATGAATTTGGAGAGCAGTAGTCATGACACTAGTATTGTTGTTTCAACTCACAACCATACATTGGATGTCAAAGGCTGCTCAGACAAGGAATTAGAGGCAATAGAATCAGCTGTATTAGTGGAAGAGCCAAGCTCCATTGAGGATAACAACATAAGTGCTCCAGTACCCACTACAACCATCATCTCTGAAAAGACAGCAGAAGACAGTCCCCGGGCTGGAAGGGAGCAGTCCATAAGTGGAAGTTCAACTAGCATGATTGGAGACACGCTCTTCAAAG CAGCCACTGTGATCCACTCCAAGAAAACAACTGAAGACATACCAAAAGCTGAAGGGGGGCAATCCACAAGTGGAAATTCAACAAGCATAATTGGAGAAGAACCCTTCAGAG GTATACAAAAACCACCTGTCAAGATTGTGTATGCAAGAAGAAATAAAAGATCCATGGAGAAGCAGGATTACAAAAGCTTCCTAGAAAAACAACATCAGAAGGAAATGGAAGCAGCTATAGTGGGCCAAAGGCAGAAGTCGGATGATGAGTCTGGAGGAGATGGAAACAATAAAGACAGCAATTCGATTGCTCCATCTGCCATTGCAATCAACTCTAAGAAGAAGCAAACAACAAAAGACATTGTGACAACTCAAGGAGCACAATTTATCAGTGAGAGTTTAATTGGAGAAACTCAGACAAAAG GAACCGGAGGAGCTCAGTTTAATGCAAATCAACACATTTCTAAAATGAGCAAACA GGAACACAATGAAATCTTTAAGAGTTTCAATGAGATGGGTCTCCAAGAAAGCCTACTGAAGGGAATATATGCATACG ATCTGGATAAGCCTTCTGCAGTCCATCAAAGAGGAATTGTCCCACTATGCAATGGTCTGGACATTATCCAGCAGTCACTGTTTGGAACAACTGTGACCTTGTGCTGTGGTATTCTGCAACGACTAGATTATGCATCTACAGAATGCCAGGCTTTGGTTCTTGTACCAACACATGACTTAGCACATGAGACTCAAAATGTTATTGGAGTACTTGGTCAATTCCTAAGTGCTAAAGCTCATGCTTTTTGTGGAGGGACTAGTGCCCATGAGGACCAGCAAATTCTGTCTACTGGAGTTCAGGTTGCTGTTGGCACCCCTTGTCACGTTCTTGGCATGCTGCAAGGTAGAGCACTCTGTCCAGATCACATTAGAATGTTTGTCTTGGATGAAGCGGATGAAGTACTGAGAGGTTTCAAGGACCAG ATCCATGGTATTATCCAGTTTCTTCCAACCAAAACCCAGTTTGGGTTCTTCTCTGCTAGTATGTCCCATGAAGCTCTTGAGATGTGCCGCAAGTACATGAATAAGCCTGTGGAAATCATTGTGCCAAGAGATGAAGAACTTGAGGGTATCAATGTCAAGCAGTTCTATGTTAACGTTGAGAAGGAAGACTGTAAGCTGGACAAATTGTGTGGTCTTTTCGACACAATGGAAATCACACGGAGCATCATTTTTGTCAACACTCGGCATCATGCCAAGTCATTGACAGAAAAGATTAGAGGCAAGGGGTACACTGTCTCAGCAATTCATGGAGGCATACACCAAAGAGCCAGAGACAAAGCTGTTCAGGAGTTCCAGTCTGGATCATCCCGTATCCTCATCACCACTGATCTCCGTGGCATCGATGTTCTGCGTGCCCCTGCTGCCATCTTCTACGATCTGCCGACGCAACCAGTCTGCTACCTCCGTCATGTTCAAAGTGGGCAGCATGGACGGAAGGGTGTGGCCATCAGCTTCATAACTAGCACCGATGAGCGTGTGTTCTCTACCATCCAGAAGTTCTGCAACACCCAAATAGAGGAGCTACCCTCCAACGTTGCAGATCTCCTTTGA
- the LOC4328758 gene encoding uncharacterized protein encodes MAGYPEENQHGMNGYEEEEEVEEVEGFDEEGRPGRRGGGGRDGGDGGAYGDASGDDGRAPGGDSSGKIFVGGVAWETTEESFSKHFEKYGAITDSVIMKDKHTKMPRGFGFVTFSDPSVIDKVLEDEHVIDGRTVEVKRTVPREEMSSKDGPKTRKIFVGGLPSSLTEDELREHFSPYGKIVEHQIMLDHSTGRSRGFGFVTFESEDSVERVISEGRMRDLGGKQVEIKKAEPKKHGGDHSSNGRSSHGSGGGYRSSYRSGGAAASGGGGGGGGGGSGSSGGYGYGAGYRSAGGGYYDSTAYGYGRGGYGYGGNAGFGSGYGGGYGGSLYGGAYGAYGAYGGGAYGGGAYGGGAYGGGAYGGAPGAYGGAGGYGSYGGAGAGGAGGRGSSRYHPYGK; translated from the exons ATGGCGGGGTACCCGGAGGAGAACCAGCACGGGATGAACGggtacgaggaggaggaggaggtggaggaggtggaggggttCGACGAGGAGGGTCGACCCGGTagacggggcggcggcggtcgggatgggggcgatggcggcgcgtaTGGCGACGCCAGCGGGGACGACGGGAGGGCGCCCGGCGGGGACTCGTCGGG GAAGATTTTCGTCGGAGGCGTTGCTTGGGAGACAACCGAAG AATCATTCTCCAAGCATTTTGAGAAGTATGGGGCTATAACTGATTCTGTAATTATGAAGGACAAGCATACTAAGATGCCTCGTGGATTTGGATTTGTTACATTTTCCGATCCATCTGTTATAGACAAGGTTTTGGAGGATGAGCACGTTATAGATGGAAGAACG GTTGAAGTTAAAAGGACAGTCCCAAGGGAAGAAATGTCATCAAAAGATGGTCCAAAGACAAGGAAAATCTTTGTTGGTGGATTACCTTCATCACTAACTGAAG atgaGTTGAGGGAGCACTTCTCCCCATATGGTAAGATTGTTGAACATCAAATAATGCTTGATCATAGCACTGGGCGTTCTAGAGGATTTGGTTTTGTCACTTTTGAAAGTGAGGATTCTGTGGAAAGGGTTATATCAGAGGGAAGAATGCGTGACCTTGGTGGAAAGCAG GTTGAAATAAAGAAGGCTGAGCCAAAGAAACATGGTGGTGATCACAGTAGTAATGGGAGATCTAGTCATGGGAGCGGGGGTGGTTACCGCAGTTCATACCGTAGTGGTGGAGCTGCTGCttctggtggtggaggcggaggtggtggtggcggcagtggCAGCAGTGGTGGCTATGGGTATGGTGCTGGTTACCGATCAGCTGGAGGAGGTTATTATGATAGTACTGCATATGGTTATGGCAGAGGAGGGTATGGCTATGGAGGTAATGCTGGATTTGGATCAGGATATGGTGGTGGTTATGGTGGCTCCTTGTATGGAGGTGCCTATGGTGCTTATGGGGCATATGGTGGTGGTGCCTATGGAGGGGGTGCCTATGGCGGAGGTGCTTATGGTGGTGGTGCCTATGGTGGCGCTCCGGGTGCCTATGGTGGTGCTGGAGGATATGGCAGTTATGGTGGAGCTGGAGCAGGAGGTGCTGGTGGGCGGGGTTCCAGCAGGTACCATCCATATGGGAAATGA